A window from Peromyscus eremicus chromosome 1, PerEre_H2_v1, whole genome shotgun sequence encodes these proteins:
- the Pdcd5 gene encoding programmed cell death protein 5, producing the protein MADEELEALRKQRLAELQAKHGDPGDAAQQEAKQREAEMRNSILAQVLDQSARARLSNLALVKPEKTKAVENYLIQMARYGQLSGKVSEQGLIEILEKVSQQTEKKTTVKFNRRKVMESDEDDDY; encoded by the exons ATGGCGGACGAAGAGCTCGAGGcgctgaggaagcagaggctagCGGAGCTGCAGGCCAAGCATGGG GATCCTGGTGATGCAGCCCAACAGGAAGCAAAGCAAAG GGAAGCAGAGATGAGGAACAGTATCTTAGCCCAAGTCCTGGATCAGTCAGCCCGGGCCAGAT taagtAACTTAGCACTTGTGAAGCCTGAGAAAACTAAAGCAGTAGAGAACTACCTTATACAGATGGCACGATATGGACAGCTGAGCGGGAAG GTATCAGAACAAGGTTTAATAGAAATACTTGAGAAAGTCAGCcaacagacagaaaagaaaacaacagttaAA TTCAACAGAAGAAAAGTAATGGAGTCCGATGAAGATGACGATTACTAA